In Anticarsia gemmatalis isolate Benzon Research Colony breed Stoneville strain chromosome 5, ilAntGemm2 primary, whole genome shotgun sequence, the following are encoded in one genomic region:
- the upSET gene encoding SET domain-containing protein upSET isoform X4: protein MSATSEYEPAARQDYGPTTSSENVYEHVLDHKLADMNVQSVRTPVLRAVPLSPTEGDPEPDSTNPESIIQSVHKVDKEVEYHIAEKRCDTDMSVDSLSGLVRIEEAIDNVGRIAYPILQEADDSNDGNYVENATTLIQAPLNTAIVQNVTKLPQNFTINVDAAVGNITSIQNVQDVSGNQTLWLPTILATSAPTNDTKTDDDRSQAGVSQIIITSESYVNDSNQTGRRANIVTETNFISRPKTSKVQILSNISIPKNPSYNQQYITGKEIASVYGTQNHVYKLSNSVLSAKPQKNQSLIGCSTMSSNVVNNSPIKNVPYSHTFTKSTNLNKTLNKVNNGANLNAMVAASSGNTQCHILSRVVSGPNKMSVHSGRKSVNTFKGSKNSGQVSNQKNQSRPIKIIQQTSLDYSANKSEGKSWPVASVTYKSTQPSYGVVDSNASKIIQKVGSPTHKSQPMSLSKFPSKGERLVLQSPCGPVLLSTAPISTSLPKGPHYVQSGSTPNLRYVQTYGSSDNQISSVSQVSANQQLTAQILQSLSQPKLLLQPSPTPVNHNITSLPPPPEEPIETKPVHQKRIVVGDKTTLLTEDDIIGMEERPNLSEELRRYSFQPLAFVMLDHTYAQPAQKQPVATPPTTPVSTAPPPVIVSPPITTAPMSPLKRNSPVIMSTASYDMPSTVPTSIAGTPTPVSSIQMTPMTYKPQAPPPPDDDAASVISSIDGDRRQANRGGSDTETAPEGEEEGKTRCICDFTHDDGYMICCDRCGEWQHVDCMGIDRQNIPDAYMCELCLPRPIDRRHARAIQLRKREELSALGASDSDSSEGGRAGTGQKRKRLLTVTTYTNTSGSCVTTYNSTVPVLPPLPQPSLALPKRGPKRPKKPEVVRKSGKRKLTEKRVKRKKELLLSRSKYSSSLSNQSHFQDSYELAVTNHYSPELRAKIMKYSNKLGNTPNMAYAMNAHLCTTVPHAGGKILIATKDLKENTPVIELRGKYMLSNQHRPQLQNSARAGSQKPGPFVFFYRLPKDNTQICIDTRTYGNEARFVRRSCKPNAELQHCIVKGTLHVYLVSIGVVQANTEITVGHDSDGSKQPCACGNPKHCKVNGLNTLPPRKSVDYPPREKRSRNRCFSSSSPVSPPLTPAVTTPLKEYAPHLPLVKSEKKSPMQIKHEYPPLSPVKSAVMALNFDEPPPPEPEPIEDVKPEIDLIAKEEMKPEDIDELDYCKVEPPVEKFEESVKEEPIIPQEVEEPILEKPKPLTPEKKEETKEVKQESEDTYSDDEKPDKPVKEKVEEKKPKEEPERKEIKELKELRELKKELKELKEPKLEDDRPATREFTAKSACHDRSSRSSRTTCVNQDSLDDKTDDSQDKIQTSSKEKDKRKMVSSNSRGMGSRNRTYSNNMVPFQTREERKMEAIMKAIERMEKAEQRKQEVKERQKRRESDPHPNANDKDDDEEIHNTSKKRKKRKGRARTTSQSNRRRLNSADSDMVTSGDEAPHTPLSPPRALPPHRRDSAIPPPDNDRNDGVNEEIGLSSACLLVEAAVGSVESAFKLPKTKKTMATEWIGRSPERTPSPYRSPYRHALVSAPSLESLVKVASTMIGDLSGGQDIDHEDDTRASPPRTPGRDRNRPPKKAKRITRSTPPAEVVEVVQPVIPQHSAKKRWLRQAISEESDSPSADVFVSESPPNEMVTPLKKRRLARESLSCEQNTIVPCNDETSPILTSEDSPVKDDNQAMSRQYKVRNIMDSIYGRDRTRSDSGQGSDDQCNMDNEVLNMNIKGPHDSENIRRIIGVPTPEDEIPPEIIPKPEDKSNNNNVELEESNYNKVVPMEIDTTIPAQPKIQESLDVNNIDPKGIESPNDKLNSCQSADTSGNSSPQRDEMDDIQKKIHSFHTENIQILKSRNKKPPKEKRKKVNLNFDLNMVDDQISIQLRTEDTNSKAIEVNGDIHDDMSNSVHDDVKLHVSPENIPLPPVESIPILAPENIPLPEEPSPMPVVPPPETIPLPEEPMKPVKILRPVSPVVEKPRENSEKPFTIDRPSVLENSTLPFSSRFSSTGLFSGIFSNMSQPYLDSSINENVPSMSIIKSAIDRTTILDSSLFEKDSITPADELKNVQDILTRVNNMDSNNSVILSGVLSSSNKSSLLAPSPKPVSKPYCPRTNDPRLNPPPVEKPKPVRRKLSITEYRKRHKGVAGGEEGGGGDASEAGDGVPGEGGVEWSSESSGAGSLSPQRLDAAAAAAADELEQRLHRELTASHMPKGRY, encoded by the exons GATTACGGGCCGACCACCTCCAGTGAAAATGTCTATGAGCATGTATTGGATCACAAACTAGCAGATATGAATGTACAAAGTGTCAGAACTCCTGTATTGAGGGCTGTGCCCTTGTCTCCCACTGAAGGTGATCCAGAACCTGACTCCACAAATCCTGAAAGTATCATTCAATCTGTGCACAAAGTAGATAAAGAAGTAGAATATCACATTGCTGAAAAACGTTGTGATACAGACATGTCTGTGGATTCCCTTTCTGGTCTTGTGAGAATAGAAGAAGCCATAGATAATGTAGGACGCATAGCTTATCCTATATTGCAGGAGGCAGATGACTCAAATGATGGCAATTATGTTGAAAATGCTACCACTCTCATTCAAGCTCCTTTGAACACAGCCATTGTACAAAATGTAACTAAGCTGCCACAAAACTTCACCATTAATGTTGATGCAGCTGTTGGAAACATCACATCTATTCAAAATGTGCAAGATGTATCTGGAAACCAAACATTATGGCTACCCACAATACTTGCAACCAGTGCCCCTACAAATGACACCAAGACAGATGACGATAGATCTCAAGCTGGTGTGTCACAAATCATCATCACCAGTGAAAGTTATGTGAATGATTCTAACCAGACTGGCAGAAGAGCAAATATTGTTACAGAGACCAACTTCATAAGCCGACCAAAGACATCAAAAGTCCAGATTTTGAGCAACATCTCTATCCCTAAGAACCCAAGCTATAATCAACAATACATAACGGGCAAAGAGATAGCTTCTGTATATGGAACACAAAACCATGTGTACAAACTCAGTAACTCAGTACTGTCAGCTAAACCCCAGAAAAATCAGTCTTTGATTGGTTGCTCTACAATGTCATCAAATGTGGTCAATAATAGTCCTATCAAGAATGTGCCCTACAGTCACACATTTACTAAAAGcacaaacttaaataaaactttgaataaGGTAAACAATGGTGCTAATTTAAATGCTATGGTCGCTGCTTCCTCTGGCAACACACAATGCCATATATTATCTCGTGTTGTCTCTGGACCAAATAAGATGTCGGTACATTCTGGAAGGAAATCTGTCAATACTTTTAAAGGATCTAAGAACTCTGGGCAAGTCTCAAATCAAAAGAATCAGTCAAGGCCGATTAAGATCATACAACAGACTAGCTTAGACTACTCAGCTAACAAATCTGAAGGAAAGTCTTGGCCTGTCGCCAGCGTCACATATAAGAGCACGCAGCCAAGTTATGGAGTTGTTGATTCTAATGCTTCAAAAATTATCCAAAAAGTTGGTAGTCCTACACATAAGAGCCAACCCATGTCTCTCTCAAAGTTCCCTTCTAAAGGGGAGCGCTTAGTGTTACAGTCTCCTTGTGGGCCAGTTTTATTATCTACAGCACCAATCAGTACGAGTTTACCTAAAGGGCCCCACTATGTTCAATCAGGCTCAACACCTAATTTGCGTTACGTTCAGACATATGGCTCATCAGATAACCAGATATCATCAGTATCACAAGTGTCTGCCAATCAGCAACTCACAGCACAGATTCTACAATCACTATCACAGCCCAAACTGCTGTTACAGCCAAGTCCGACACCTGTCAACCATAACATCACAAGTTTGCCTCCTCCCCCTGAAGAACCCATTGAGACTAAACCAGTTCATCAAAAAAGAATAGTTGT TGGCGATAAGACTACGTTATTAACAGAGGACGATATAATCGGTATGGAAGAGAGACCTAATCTTTCGGAAGAGCTTAGAAGATATTCTTTCCAACCTTTAGCATTTGTGATGTTAGATCACACATATGCTCAACCTGCCCAGAAGCAACCTGTCGCCACGCCACCCACTACTCCCGTGTCCACTGCTCCACCACCAGTGATAGTCTCACCTCCCATTACCACAGCTCCTATGAGTCCACTAAAACGCAATTCGCCAGTTATAATGTCTACAGCCTCATACGATATGCCTTCGACAGTGCCTACCAGTATTGCTGGAACTCCTACTCCTGTTTCTTCTATACAAATGACTCCGATGACATACAAGCCACAAGCGCCGCCCCCACCTGATGATGATGCTGCATCTGTGATATCTTCAATAGATGGAGACCGACGTCAAGCGAATAGAGGCGGTAGTGATACAGAAACTGCCCCAGAGGGAGAGGAAGAAGGTAAAACTCGTTGCATTTGCGATTTCACCCACGATGATGGCTACATGATATGTTGTGATCGCTGTGGTGAGTGGCAACACGTAGACTGCATGGGAATTGACCGTCAGAATATACCGGATGCGTACATGTGTGAACTTTGTTTACCGAGACCGATAGACCGACGTCACGCACGTGCCATACAATTAAGAAAGAGAGAAGAACTGAGCGCTCTTGGCGCCTCAGATTCGGACTCATCGGAAGGTGGTCGAGCTGGAACTGGTCAGAAAAGAAAACGGTTACTCACAGTCACCACATATACGAACACAAGTGGTTCGTGTGTTACTACTTATAACTCGACCGTCCCAGTGTTGCCACCTTTGCCACAACCTTCACTTGCATTACCTAAACGTGGACCCAAGCGACCGAAGAAACCAGAAGTTGTAAGAAAGAGTGGAAAAAGAAAACTTACAGAAAAACGAGTGAAGCGCAAAAAGGAACTATTATTGAGTAGAAGTAAATACAGCTCTAGTTTATCAAATCAATCTCATTTCCAAGATTCATATGAGCTGGCTGTAACGAATCATTACAGCCCTGAACTAAGAGCTAAAATAATGAAGTACAGCAATAAATTAGGGAACACACCCAATATGGCGTATGCCATGAACGCGCATTTATGTACAACTGTACCTCACGCTGGTGGCAAGATTTTAATTGCCACAAAGGACTTGAAAGAAAATACGCCAGTTATAGAATTAAGAGGCAAATACATGTTATCGAACCAGCACAGGCCGCAGTTACAGAACTCTGCTAGAGCTGGCAGTCAAAAACCTGGACCATTTGTCTTTTTCTACAGATTACCTAAAGATAACACACAAATATGTATAGATACAAGAACGTACGGAAATGAAGCGAGGTTTGTTCGAAGATCGTGTAAACCTAATGCTGAATTACAACATTGTATAGTTAAGGGTACATTACATGTTTATTTAGTGTCTATAGGAGTCGTGCAAGCTAATACAGAGATTACGGTAGGACACGATTCCGACGGTAGTAAACAGCCGTGCGCATGTGGCAATCCTAAACATTGTAAAGTGAATGGTCTGAACACTTTACCGCCACGAAAAAGCGTGGATTATCCGCCTAGAGAGAAACGAAGCAGAAATAGATGCTTTAGTTCTTCGTCTCCAGTATCTCCGCCACTCACACCAGCTGTTACAACGCCTTTGAAGGAATACGCGCCACATCTTCCTCTAGTAAAATCTGAGAAAAAATCTCCAATGCAGATCAAACACGAATATCCTCCATTATCTCCTGTCAAATCAGCAGTGATGGCGTTAAATTTCGATGAGCCTCCCCCACCAGAGCCAGAACCAATTGAGGATGTAAAACCTGAAATAGATCTGATAGCTAAAGAAGAAATGAAACCAGAAGATATTGACGAATTGGATTACTGTAAAGTTGAACCACCTGTCGAGAAATTTGAAGAAAGTGTAAAAGAAGAACCAATCATTCCTCAAGAGGTAGAAGAACCAATACTTGAAAAGCCCAAGCCTTTAACACCAGAGAAAAAGGAAGAAACAAAAGAGGTCAAACAAGAATCTGAAGATACGTATTCTGATGACGAGAAACCAGATAAACCAGTGAAAGAGAAAGTGGAAGAGAAGAAACCGAAAGAAGAGCCGGAACGGAAGGAAATAAAAGAACTTAAAGAGCTGAGAGAACTCAAAAAAGAACTTAAAGAACTTAAGGAACCTAAATTGGAAGATGATAGACCAGCGACGAGAGAGTTCACAGCAAAGTCAGCGTGTCACGACAGATCATCACGATCGAGTCGCACGACTTGCGTCAACCAAGACTCGCTGGACGATAAAACGGATGACTCCCAAGATAAGATACAGACTTCTAGCAAAGAGAAGGATAAGAGAAAGATGGTGAGTTCCAACTCGAGAGGAATGGGAAGTAGAAATAGAACATATTCTAACAATATGGTTCCATTTCAGACGCGCGAGGAACGTAAAATGGAAGCTATAATGAAGGCGATAGAACGCATGGAAAAAGCTGAACAGCGCAAACAAGAAGTTAAAGAGAGGCAAAAGCGACGAGAGTCAGACCCTCACCCCAACGCGAACGATAAAGACGACGATGAAGAAATACACAACACATCGAAAAAGAGGAAAAA ACGTAAAGGCCGAGCGCGCACTACATCCCAGTCGAACCGTCGGCGTCTGAACTCAGCTGATAGTGACATGGTGACCTCGGGTGACGAGGCGCCACATACACCCCTCAGCCCGCCGCGAGCTCTGCCACCACATAGAAGGGATAGTGCAATACCTCCTCCGGACAACGACAGAAATGATGGGGTCAACGAG GAAATCGGCCTAAGTTCAGCGTGTTTATTAGTAGAAGCGGCCGTCGGGTCGGTCGAATCCGCCTTCAAATTGCCAAAAACGAAGAAGACAATGGCGACGGAATGGATAGGTCGGTCGCCGGAGCGCACACCTTCGCCTTACAGGTCGCCCTACAGACATGCCTTAGTTTCCGCGCCATCGTTAGAAAGTTTAGTCAAAGTTGCTTCCACCATGATCGGGGACTTGAGTGGTGGTCAGGACATTGACCACGAGGACGACACTAGAGCGTCTCCACCCAGAACACCGGGCAGGGACAGGAATAGACCACCGAAAAAAGCGAAGAGGATTACTAGGAGTACACCGCCTGCAGAGGTCGTCGAAGTTGTCCAACCGGTGATACCGCAACACAGTGCCAAGAAACGATGGTTGAGACAAGCCATCAGTGAGGAAAGCGACTCGCCCTCTGCAG ATGTATTTGTTTCAGAATCACCGCCCAACGAAATGGTAACACCATTGAAGAAGAGGCGGTTAGCAAGAGAATCCTTATCTTGCGAACAGAACACTATTGTGCCT tgTAATGACGAAACTTCGCCTATTTTAACGTCTGAAGACTCGCCAGTCAAAGACGACAATCAAGCAATGTCACGCCAATACAAAGTGAGAAATATTATGGATAGTATTTACGGTAGGGATAGAACTCGGTCGGACAGTGGCCAGGGGTCCGATGATCAGTGCAATATGGACAACGAAGTGCTAAACATGAACATTAAAGGACCTCATGACAGTGAAAATATTAGGAGAATAATAGGTGTGCCGACGCCCGAGGACGAGATACCGCCTGAAATAATACCAAAACCTGAAGACaagagtaataataataatgtagaaCTGGAAGAAAGCAATTACAACAAAGTGGTGCCAATGGAAATTGATACTACGATACCTGCACAACCAAAAATACAGGAGTCATTGGATGTCAATAACATTGACCCTAAAGGAATTGAGAGTCCCAATGACAAGCTGAACAGCTGTCAGTCTGCCGACACGAGCGGCAACTCGTCGCCACAACGCGACGAGATGGACGACATACAGAAGAAAATACACTCATTCCACAcagaaaacatacaaatactTAAGAGCAGAAATAAAAAACCGCCCAAAGAGAAGCGGAAGAAAGTCAATTTGAACTTCGATCTTAATATGGTTGACGATCAAATCAGTATTCAGTTAAGAACGGAGGACACGAACTCTAAGGCGATAGAGGTGAACGGAGACATTCACGACGACATGAGCAATTCCGTTCACGACGATGTTAAATTACACGTGTCTCCAGAGAATATCCCTCTGCCGCCGGTCGAGTCAATACCAATACTCGCTCCGGAGAATATACCGCTACCTGAAGAACCGAGCCCGATGCCTGTGGTACCGCCTCCTGAGACCATCCCCCTGCCGGAAGAGCCCATGAAGCCGGTGAAAATCCTCCGACCGGTGTCACCCGTTGTGGAGAAACCGAGAGAAAACAGCGAGAAACCGTTCACCATAGACAGGCCATCTGTGTTGGAGAATTCGACGCTTCCGTTCTCATCGCGTTTTAGTTCAACGGGTTTATTCTCGGGAATCTTCAGCAACATGTCTCAGCCGTACTTGGACAGTTCAATAAACGAGAACGTTCCGAGCATGTCAATAATAAAGAGTGCAATAGATAGGACTACAATATTAGATAGTAGTTTGTTTGAAAAGGACAGTATTACGCCGGCGGATGAGTTGAAGAACGTGCAAGATATATTAACGCGAGTGAATAATATGGACTCAAATAACAGTGTGATATTATCGGGGGTGTTGAGTAGTTCGAACAAGTCGAGCTTGCTGGCGCCGTCGCCCAAACCCGTCAGCAAGCCGTACTGTCCGCGGACCAACGATCCCAGACTGAATCCTCCGCCTGTAGAAAAACCTAAACCTGTTAGAAGGAAG CTCTCTATAACCGAGTACCGCAAGCGGCACAAGGGGGTGGCCGGTGGTGAAGAGGGTGGGGGTGGCGATGCCAGTGAAGCGGGTGATGGTGTCCCGGGCGAGGGTGGCGTGGAGTGGTCTTCCGAGTCTTCCGGCGCGGGGTCGTTGTCCCCGCAGAGACTGGATGCtgccgccgccgcggccgctGACGAACTCGAGCAGCGGTTGCACCGGGAACTGACAGCTTCACACATGCCTAAAGGTCGGTATTAG